One stretch of Candidatus Baltobacteraceae bacterium DNA includes these proteins:
- a CDS encoding sigma-70 family RNA polymerase sigma factor, which translates to MGPRDEALVKNVLAGDHEQFAVLVDRYKRGIGNFIGASVRSSSDVADISQETFMRAYAHLGTYNPQLGKFSTWLYHIARNVVRTHLGKAQRRPTTQELAEEQTLENTLPDMSIEADPAGGVLRSEAEAEVRAALALLPERTRTVLALRYYDNMDYQTIAQTMGLSLGNVKTLIHRGKLALAHKLRQAETEASSFRALSMMHALQHV; encoded by the coding sequence ATGGGACCGCGCGATGAAGCCCTCGTCAAAAACGTCCTTGCAGGCGACCACGAACAATTCGCCGTTCTGGTCGACCGGTATAAACGCGGCATCGGGAATTTCATCGGCGCCAGCGTCCGCTCGTCATCCGACGTAGCCGATATCTCGCAAGAAACGTTCATGCGCGCGTACGCGCACCTCGGCACGTACAATCCGCAGCTCGGCAAGTTTTCGACCTGGCTCTATCACATCGCGCGCAATGTCGTGCGCACGCATCTCGGCAAAGCACAGCGCCGTCCCACGACGCAAGAGTTGGCTGAAGAACAGACGCTCGAAAACACGCTTCCCGATATGTCGATCGAAGCCGATCCGGCCGGCGGCGTCTTACGCTCCGAAGCTGAAGCGGAAGTTCGCGCAGCGCTCGCGCTGCTGCCGGAACGCACGCGCACCGTTCTGGCGCTACGCTACTACGACAACATGGACTATCAAACGATCGCGCAGACGATGGGACTGTCGCTCGGCAACGTAAAGACGTTGATTCACCGTGGCAAGCTCGCGCTTGCGCACAAGCTCCGTCAGGCAGAGACGGAAGCCAGCAGCTTTCGCGCCTTGAGTATGATGCATGCGTTGCAACACGTCTGA
- a CDS encoding zf-HC2 domain-containing protein, with translation MRCNTSENLFDGLLDGTLSTLQRHNVETHLASCARCTSVLEELRVIDALLLTPRLLESVPNFTQKTMAEIRTMPAPKPAAPRLPLWMAFGFYLLVSWLGIGTWIAFGRPNAHGLFSLALGLLDHSSRAVQDVARVVAAGVGSTGIASIVALVLGVDILLIALAFFAPRVISRMARNEPV, from the coding sequence ATGCGTTGCAACACGTCTGAAAATCTTTTCGACGGTCTGCTCGACGGGACGCTGAGCACGCTGCAGCGTCACAACGTCGAAACGCATCTCGCGAGCTGCGCGCGCTGCACGTCGGTGCTTGAAGAACTGCGCGTCATCGACGCGTTGCTGTTGACGCCGCGCCTGCTCGAGTCCGTTCCGAACTTCACGCAGAAAACGATGGCCGAGATTCGCACGATGCCGGCTCCGAAACCGGCGGCGCCGCGTCTTCCGCTGTGGATGGCGTTCGGATTCTATCTGCTCGTGTCGTGGCTCGGAATCGGAACGTGGATTGCATTCGGACGTCCCAACGCGCACGGACTGTTCTCGCTTGCGCTCGGCTTGCTCGATCACAGCTCGCGCGCAGTTCAGGACGTTGCCCGGGTGGTCGCCGCCGGCGTCGGATCGACCGGGATCGCGAGCATCGTCGCGCTCGTACTCGGCGTCGACATTTTGCTGATTGCGCTTGCGTTCTTTGCGCCGCGCGTCATCTCGCGCATGGCGCGCAACGAGCCGGTCTGA